A genomic segment from Maniola hyperantus chromosome 4, iAphHyp1.2, whole genome shotgun sequence encodes:
- the faf gene encoding ubiquitin carboxyl-terminal hydrolase 9X isoform X4, giving the protein MTISMKEQDQIPGEMAFPEAKLKALEEKISHPRWVVPVLPEQELEALLIASMELATKGEDVNNAHCQRFYNDALTVSFTKILTDDAVSSWKNNIQQCVRSNCEKLVKLCAMKLDDPRFLHLLYMVFNPGNKFHTFNASRTCEGLSICNISTTGGQGSTQESEVFARSQDHRTPRGWLVHLINVFGQAGGFVKLRERFESIMGFKKSDLTTSVISEEKISNEITEKESEENIANVTETMSAMTDSIESTTTRNEQPSSLEQPTSGETRVAAVWQLLRPLGLCHDLLTPHTVTVYLLPVLECIPTLLESLTDDELKREARGSENKTDTVSCLIRACKCVSVKTPQHHSLLKSLEMFRLKMILRLLQMSSFNGKMSALNEINQLISTISQQPKPEWLTPAVITNWIRENKVVDIVLRDSLHQPQYVDRLEKMLRFMIKENSLTREDLDAIWRAQQGKHEAIVKNLHDLLAKLAWDFTPDQLDHLFDCFKASWATSSKKQSDKLLEVIRRLAEDDKDGVMANKVLVLFWNLAHSDEVCTEIMDVALANLIKILDYSCSQDRDAQKTLWLDKCVEELKSNDKWVLPALKMMREICCLYEAGGGSGVRPHVTRQELIDRLQTQHSLVILVTDSLTLYMDAVRSKLAEEGEIDWENWLPDGRYPHSAQVHERLSFLRFLLKDGQLWLCAEQAKQIWICLAERPAHLGDREACFRWFSKLMGEEPDLDPNINMHFFRRNIMTLSPNLLTHSGIKCFERFFKAVNAKEGKLKVKRRSFLLNDADLIGLDYLWRVITECDDDISTRGIELLKEVCTCTGPAMSPAQHHEGFLTKCCARTQRLQKDMELQPDTTECCTRMCRVIRAIQEYINECDRKFTSERQILPIYRSGRGRQCTIIVRFNFQTGQRQLEDIELFSHSNETLHSLRTAVQRSNIKLEMYVNKLELYVNGELLDTSHDRKILSQIPLRDKTVIVAKVYDGQVCGSGGCGSSNESSSDSSTSSPPIPPTPEHALPGALFAQGSWYIPFILDLEHIGITKGHAPLTEAAHLLSQICPSHKQTVDKLTEALLSAEDTKLRDMLYGPAPPTVAYSIEVLHSMVMPSSDSRLERNRSFQLACVKKAPLLVQCLSDSEFLKNAAPHTRRVGYLALVRLVKLALYTLGHLFEILAPDGSDITVDKEFRMDVTILREALQTVPNHNCELIVKAIAEKLANTLGEQMVTSSEDSDSVSTLVWWRVPTTATVRALYGLAYSVAQPSEHNGLVHADDVILVRECMEVVTICMALGGGHLESLLHETWWQDAALYLMIDCPNPPVRVSCAEQLLAMCAWGGGGGARGALTALGGAGGAAANARLMLHARHAQQFLQLLCRLVALAGPTSRTLDDLAIEVEWLRAVKANPATLDDTLMEGHLNLTKELFTHVPAQVKFQYGAHPDHKDSGLIKEVTTEFLWPYSWAWCRMGAEGEGATAGGDAEEGAAPLCRTPGAAAAATDLLLALVNACVPNMAALANLLDQMFYSDKSMGLSEWEYMPCVGPRPPAGLVGLKNAGATCYMNSVLQQLYCVRAVRDVLLTVQGAATDPNEDFSGEAHHHNIIENNIENNSDYNITILKQVQAIFAHLHYSKLQYYVPRGLWAHFKLQGEPVNLREQQDAVEFFMSLVESLDEALKTLGQEQLMAKTMGGTYSDQKICKGCPHRYCKEEPFSVVSLDIRNMSRLQESLEAYVRGELLEGADAYYCDKCSKKVVTVKRLCLNKLPPVLVIQLKRFEYDFEKVCAIKFNDYFEFPRELDVEPYTAWGLARAEGDSTLWEGGAERTPETHYQLSGIVVHSGQASGGHYYSYVLLRDNGSETGRWVKLDDGDVSECAMHDDEEMKAQCFGGEYMGEVFDSTIKRVSYKRQKRWWNAYMLFYTRKDTIETSGLEQIMQNMTLKESAVPRPIWNSVRRSNIAFSHNQDQFSIEHFNFMKKLCCIRLQVLPGSQNAVWGPEHEEMSMLAVQMAAKFLFQVGFHTKKSLRGPASDWHDILCQHLRCSQAVRAWFATDLFKHSHRLCDYLLSCPCAEVRMVFMKIIVFLAHFSVQDPPVSNGYGSWCSRDEVSSLSDQLLCCARALAVPQQHHHHADHRHLPLLFNLFHAYALLGLAERHQLLRLKILDIVLSVCLEDSSSSLGKYQYPDSAKLHQVVCALVRCCDVSSRCQSATASEGTLPLPNPYGDPPHGLGQLPARPVISPTAADVLYNRTGSYMKKLTEECCGCEEGIRLLQFLCWEHAGWSRMALAELLWQMAYAFCHELRRHADVLTALLLMEDSWQHHRIHNAIKGVSEERPGLLETALRARGHYQKRAYACVKLVVGVMCRTPLAVRAVHAQPDARRRWRQLLAWLQDELDRKYGPGGYSSYGTWSPPTISNESTSGYFLERSNSARKTLEKAYQLCPEEEEEEEEAARDAGSGSGSGDAGDDSADDDAPDDDEPAPRRLALAPPAPPDPPAPPTPPAPPAPPAP; this is encoded by the exons ATGACAATATCAATGAAGGAACAAGACCAGATACCCGGGGAG atggcATTCCCCGAGGCTAAGTTGAAAGCATTGGAAGAAAAAATTTCACATCCACGTTGGGTAGTACCAGTGTTGCCTGAACAAGAACTCGAAGCCCTTTTAATTGCATCTATGGAATTAGCAACAAAAG gtGAAGATGTAAATAATGCACACTGTCAGCGGTTTTATAACGATGCCCTCACAGTATCGTTTACCAAGATTTTAACAGATGATGCAGTTTCATCATGGAAAAATAATATTCAGCAATGTGTGCGATCAAATTGTGAAAAGCTTGTTAAATTATGTGCCATGAAATTGGATGATCCAAGATTTTTACATCTTTTATATATGGTCTTTAATCCGGGCAACAA atttcatacatttaatGCATCAAGAACTTGTGAAGGCCTGTCTATTTGTAATATTTCTACAACTGGGGGCCAAGGCTCAACTCAGGAATCTGAAGTATTTGCCAGGTCACAAGATCATCGTACACCGAGAGGATGGCTGGTCCATCTTATTAATGT GTTTGGCCAGGCAGGTGGTTTCGTTAAGCTTAGAGAAAGGTTTGAATCAATTATGGGTTTTAAAAAATCGGACTTAACTACTTCTGTAATTAGTGAAGAGAAGATTTCGAATGAAATAACAGAGAAAGAAAGTGAGGAAAATATAGCAAATGTTACAGAAACCATGTCGGCCATGACTGATAGTATTGAG AGCACTACAACACGCAATGAACAGCCATCATCATTAGAGCAGCCTACTAGTGGAGAGACTCGTGTTGCTGCTGTGTGGCAACTTTTGCGGCCTTTGGGTCTTTGCCATGACCTTCTAACACCTCACACAGTTACTGTTTACCTCTTACCAGTGCTG GAATGTATTCCAACTTTGCTAGAAAGTCTTACAGATGATGAGTTAAAAAGGGAAGCGCGTGGCAGCGAGAATAAGACAGACACAGTGTCCTGCTTGATTAGAGCTTGCAAATGTGTTTCTGTCAAGACACCTCAACATCACAGTCTACTTAAAT CATTAGAAATGTTCCGTTTGAAGATGATCCTGAGATTGTTACAAATGTCATCATTCAATGGAAAAATGTCTGCTTTAAATGAAATCAATCAACTCATCAGTACAATCTCACAACAGCCAAAACCAGAGTGGCTAACACCTGCGGTTATTACG aACTGGATACGCGAGAATAAAGTAGTAGATATAGTGTTAAGAGATTCTCTTCACCAGCCTCAGTATGTGGACAGGCTGGAGAAAATGCTTAGGTTTATGATCAAAGAGAACTCGTTGACTCGGGAAGACTTGGACGCGATATGGCGAGCTCAGCAGGGGAAGCATGAGGCAATAGTGAAAAACCTTCACGACTTGCTCGCTAAATTAGCGTGGGACTTCACACCGGACCAGTTGGACCATTTGTTTGATTGTTTTAAG GCGAGCTGGGCCACATCCAGTAAGAAACAAAGTGATAAATTATTGGAAGTAATACGACGCCTAGCAGAAGATGACAAGGATGGTGTAATGGCTAACAAA GTATTGGTATTGTTTTGGAATTTGGCGCACTCAGACGAAGTATGTACAGAAATAATGGATGTGGCGCTggcaaatttaattaaaatactcGATTATAGCTGCAGTCAGGATCGCGATGCTCAAAAAACTTTATGGCTAGACAA ATGTGTGGAGGAGCTGAAGAGCAACGACAAGTGGGTGTTGCCAGCGTTAAAGATGATGCGCGAAATTTGCTGCCTGTACGAGGCGGGGGGCGGCTCGGGCGTGCGGCCACACGTCACGCGGCAGGAACTCATCGACCGACTGCAGACGCAGCACTCGCTCGTCATACTCGTCACTGACTCACTCACGCTCTATATGGACGCTGTTCGGAGCAAGCTGGCTG AAGAAGGAGAAATAGACTGGGAGAATTGGCTGCCAGATGGGAGATACCCACACTCAGCTCAGGTTCATGAGCGCCTTAGCTTCCTTAGGTTTCTGTTGAAGGATGGACAGTTATGGCTGTGTGCTGAAcaa GCGAAACAAATTTGGATATGCCTGGCTGAAAGGCCGGCACACCTAGGTGATCGGGAAGCGTGTTTTCGTTGGTTCAGCAAACTAATGGGGGAGGAGCCAGACTTAGATCCAAATATAAATATGCATTTTTTTCGACGAAACATTATGACACTGTCCCCAAATCTATTGACTCACTCGGGTATCAAATGTTTCGAGAG attttttaaagctgttaaTGCCAAAGAAGGCAAACTTAAGGTTAAACGTCGTAGTTTTTTACTTAATGATGCTGATCTCATAGGATTAGATTATTTATGGAGG GTAATAACGGAATGCGATGACGACATATCCACGCGCGGCATCGAGCTACTGAAGGAGGTGTGCACGTGCACGGGCCCGGCGATGTCGCCCGCGCAGCACCACGAGGGCTTCCTCACCAAGTGCTGTGCGCGCACGCAGCGCCTGCAGAAGGACATGGAGCTGCAGCCGG ATACGACGGAATGTTGTACTCGCATGTGTAGAGTAATTCGTGCCATACAGGAATATATAAACGAATGTGATAGGAAGTTCACATCGGAGCGACAAATACTTCCGATTTATAGGTCAGGAAGAGGAAGGCAATGTACTATAATAGTgagatttaattttcaaacaGGCCAAAGACAACTTGAAGACATAGAACTATTTTCACACTCTAACGAGACGCTACATTCATTACGCACGGCGGTTCAGAGAAG CAACATTAAGTTAGAAATGTATGTAAATAAGCTAGAACTATATGTAAACGGAGAACTGTTGGACACGAGCCACGACCGCAAAATACTCTCACAAATACCTCTTAGGGACAAAACTGTGATCGTTGCAAAG GTATATGACGGACAAGTATGCGGTAGTGGAGGATGTGGGTCTTCTAATGAATCAAGCAGTGACTCTAGCACCTCATCACCCCCTATACCGCCTACTCCAGAACACGCATTGCCGGGCGCG CTCTTCGCCCAAGGCTCGTGGTATATTCCTTTCATTTTAGATTTAGAACACATAGGTATTACGAAAGGTCATGCTCCGTTGACTGAAGCGGCGCATCTTTTATCACAAATCTGCCCTAGTCATAAACAAACG GTGGATAAATTAACAGAAGCGCTTCTTAGTGCCGAGGATACCAAGTTAAGAGACATGCTTTATGGACCTGCACCACCCACCGTTGCATATAGTATagag GTTCTACATAGCATGGTGATGCCGTCCTCCGACTCAAGATTAGAACGTAACCGAAGTTTTCAGTTAGCGTGTGTGAAGAAAGCACCACTTTTAGTACAATGCTTATCCGATAGTGAGTTCTTGAAGAATGCTGCTCCACACACCAGGAG AGTTGGCTATTTAGCATTAGTGAGATTAGTCAAGTTGGCTCTATATACTTTAGGACATCTTTTTGAAATCCTTGCCCCAGATGGCTCTGACATAACTGTGGATAAAGAATTTAG AATGGACGTAACAATATTACGGGAAGCACTACAAACGGTTCCTAATCACAATTGCGAGCTTATTGTCAAAGCCATAGCTGAGAAATTGGCAAACACGTTAGGAGAACAG ATGGTAACAAGTAGTGAGGACAGCGATTCAGTTTCTACGCTGGTCTGGTGGCGCGTGCCTACTACAGCCACGGTGCGCGCTCTCTACGGTCTCGCCTACTCTGTGGCACAGCCTTCGGAACACAACGGTCTAGTGCATGCCGATGACGTCATTT TGGTGCGGGAATGCATGGAGGTCGTCACAATATGCATGGCTTTGGGAGGTGGCCACTTAGAATCTCTCCTTCACGAAACCTGGTGGCAAGATGCTGCATTGTACTTAATGATCGACTGCCCTAATCCTCCG GTGAGAGTGTCGTGCGCAGAGCAGCTGCTGGCGATGTGCGCGTGGGGCGGCGgaggcggcgcgcgcggcgctcTCACGGCGCTGggaggcgcgggcggcgcggcggcgaaCGCTCGCCTGATGCTCCACGCACGCCACGCGCAGCAGTTTCTGCAGCTGCTGTGCCGCCTTGTGGCGCTGGCCGGCCCCACCTCGCGCACCCTGGACGACTTGGCTATTGAG gttGAATGGCTTCGAGCAGTCAAAGCTAATCCCGCAACATTGGACGACACGTTGATGGAGGGCCATTTGAATCTGACCAAAGAACTTTTCACGCATGTACCAGCACAAGTTAAATTTCAATATGGTGCTCATCCTGACCATAAGGACTCAGGACTGATcaaa GAAGTGACAACGGAGTTCCTGTGGCCGTACTCGTGGGCGTGGTGCCGCATGGGCGCGGAGGGCGAGGGCGCGACGGCGGGTGGCGACGCGGAGGAGGGCGCGGCGCCGCTGTGCCGCACGCCGGGCGCCGCGGCCGCCGCCACCGACCTGCTGCTGGCGCTGGTGAACGCCTGCGTGCCCAACATGGCCGCGCTCGCTAACCTCCTCGACCAGATGTTCTATAGCg ATAAAAGCATGGGTCTCTCGGAGTGGGAATACATGCCGTGCGTAGGCCCGCGGCCGCCGGCCGGGCTGGTAGGCTTGAAGAATGCGGGAGCCACGTGCTATATGAACTCGGTGTTACAGCAACTGTACTGCGTACGCGCCGTAAGAGACGTCCTACTCACCGTGCAAG ggGCTGCAACAGATCCCAATGAAGATTTTTCCGGGGAAGCTCACCATCACAACATAATAGAGAACAACATTGAG AACAATTCTGATTATAACATCACAATACTGAAGCAAGTCCAGGCCATATTTGCACATTTACATTATagcaaattacaatattatgttcctAGAGGACTATGGGCacattttaa GTTACAGGGAGAACCAGTGAATTTAAGAGAACAACAGGATGCAGTAGAATTTTTTATGTCTTTAGTAGAATCTCTTGATGAAGCTCTGAAGACTTTAGGGCAAGAACAACTAATGGCTAAAACTATGGGTGGGACCTATTCTGATCAAAAGATCTGCAAGGGATGTCCACATCg GTATTGCAAAGAAGAACCTTTCAGTGTTGTATCTTTAGATATCAGAAACATGTCTCGGTTGCAAGAATCGTTGGAGGCCTATGTCCGTGGAGAGCTTTTAGAAGGTGCAGATGCATATTACTGCGATAAATGTAGTAAAAAG GTGGTGACGGTAAAGCGTTTATGTCTGAACAAATTGCCTCCGGTTTTAGTTATACAGTTGAAGAGATTTGAATATGACTTTGAAAAAGTGTGCGCGATAAAGTTTAACGATTATTTCGAATTTCCGCGGGAACTGGATGTTGAACCATACACAG CTTGGGGTCTGGCGCGGGCGGAGGGGGACTCGACGCTGTGGGAGGGCGGCGCCGAGCGCACGCCCGAGACGCACTACCAGCTCAGCGGCATCGTCGTGCACTCCGGTCAGGCGTCCGGGGGACACTACTACTCCTATGTTCTGCTCAG GGACAATGGAAGTGAAACGGGCCGGTGGGTGAAGTTGGATGACGGCGACGTATCCGAGTGCGCGATGCATGACGACGAGGAAATGAAGGCGCAGTGCTTCGGCGGGGAATACATGGGCGAG GTGTTTGATTCGACTATAAAGAGAGTATCGTACAAGCGACAGAAGAGATGGTGGAATGCTTACATGCTCTTCTACACACGAAAAGACACGATCGAAACGTCTGGTCTCGAACAAATTATGCAAAATATGACTCTCAA GGAAAGCGCCGTTCCAAGACCTATCTGGAATTCGGTTCGGCGAAGCAACATAGCATTCTCACACAATCAGGACCAATTCAGTATTgagcattttaattttatgaagaAACTGTGTTGTATACGATTGCAAGTATTGCCTGGATCTCAAAACGCAGTTTGG GGACCTGAACATGAGGAGATGTCAATGCTAGCCGTACAAATGGCCGCGAAATTTTTATTCCAAGTCGGATTCCACACAAAGAAATCATTACGTGGTCCAGCCTCGGATTG GCATGACATTCTATGTCAGCATTTACGATGTTCTCAAGCTGTCAGGGCCTGGTTCGCCACTGATCTCTTTAAACATTCTCATAG gTTATGTGACTATCTACTCTCCTGTCCCTGTGCTGAAGTTAGAATGGTGTTTATGAAAATAATAGTCTTTTTGGCGCATTTCTCTGTACAAGATCCACCAG TGAGTAACGGTTACGGGTCGTGGTGCTCGCGAGACGAGGTGTCGTCGCTGTCGGACCAGCTGCTGTGCTGCGCGCGCGCGCTGGCCGTGCCGCAacagcaccaccaccacgccgACCACCGCCACCTGCCACTGCTGTTCAATCTTTTCCACGCCTACGCGCTGCTCGGCCTGGCGGAGAGACATCAGCTGCTGCGG CTCAAAATATTGGATATTGTGTTATCAGTATGCTTGGAAGACTCTTCCTCGTCACTTGGAAAATATCAATATCCAGATTCTGCTAAATTACATcag GTGGTTTGCGCACTGGTGCGGTGCTGCGACGTGAGCTCGCGCTGCCAGTCGGCCACCGCGAGCGAAGGCACGCTGCCACTGCCCAACCCGTACGGCGACCCGCCGCACGGCCTCGGCCAGCTCCCCGCCCGGCCCGTCATCTCGCCCACCGCCGCCGACGTGCTCTACAACAGGACAGG GTCATATATGAAAAAACTAACAGAAGAATGCTGTGGATGCGAAGAAGGAATAAGACTGCTACAGTTTCTGTGCTGGGAGCACGCTGGCTGGTCGCGTATGGCTTTGGCCGAGCTCTTGTGGCAGATGGCCTACGCCTTCTGCCACGAACTGCGGCGCCACGCCGACGTGCTCACGGCTCTGCTGCTGATGGAAGACAGCTGGCAACACCACAGGATACATAATGCTATCAAG GGAGTGTCGGAGGAACGGCCGGGGCTGCTGGAAACGGCTCTGCGCGCGCGCGGCCACTACCAGAAGCGCGCGTACGCGTGCGTGAAGCTGGTGGTGGGCGTGATGTGCCGCACGCCGCTCGCCGTGCGCGCCGTGCACGCGCAGCCTGACGCGCGGCGGCGCTGGCGCCAGCTACTCGCCTGGCTGCAGGACGAGCTCGATCGC AAGTATGGCCCAGGAGGTTACAGCTCCTACGGCACGTGGTCACCGCCCACCATCTCCAATGAGTCCACCAGTGGATATTTCCTCGAGAGAAGCAACTCCGCGCGGAAAACACTCGAAAA GGCGTACCAGCTGTGCCCGGAGGAGGAGGAAGAGGAGGAGGAGGCGGCTCGCGACGCGGGCTCGGGCTCGGGCTCGGGTGACGCAGGTGACGACAGCGCCGATGACGACGCGCCCGACGACGACGagcccgcgccgcgccgcctcgCGCTGGCGCCGCCCGCGCCACCGGACCCGCCTGCGCCGCCTACCCCGCCTGCGCCGCCCGCTCCGCCCGCGCCCTAG